One segment of Streptomyces sp. NBC_00576 DNA contains the following:
- a CDS encoding RraA family protein, which translates to MSDPTATSNLVTDLSTASVSDALDSLGLPGSLHGIGALRQGQRTVGPVFTVTYEPVDEAGGTVGDFLDDVPAGAVILIDNAGRTDCTVWGGIMSQIAHARGIAGTVIHGTCRDVAIATDAGYPIWSVSRFMRTGKDRVRVAAVQTAVTVDGVLIHPGDILVADDDGAVAVPAARWDEVADIARRIDRVEDAIVEAVRGGASLAEARARHGYHSLQTPNDQTRKDPS; encoded by the coding sequence ATGAGTGACCCCACCGCCACCTCGAACCTCGTCACCGACCTGTCCACCGCGTCGGTCTCCGACGCCCTCGACTCGCTCGGGCTCCCCGGATCCCTCCATGGCATCGGCGCGCTGCGCCAGGGCCAGCGGACGGTCGGGCCGGTCTTCACCGTCACCTACGAACCGGTCGACGAGGCCGGCGGCACGGTGGGCGACTTCCTCGACGACGTCCCTGCCGGAGCGGTCATCCTGATCGACAACGCCGGACGCACCGACTGCACGGTGTGGGGCGGCATCATGAGCCAGATCGCCCACGCGCGCGGCATCGCGGGCACCGTCATCCACGGCACCTGCCGGGACGTCGCCATCGCGACCGACGCCGGCTACCCGATCTGGTCGGTCTCCCGGTTCATGCGCACCGGCAAGGACCGCGTCCGGGTGGCCGCGGTGCAGACGGCCGTCACCGTCGACGGCGTCCTCATCCATCCCGGCGACATCCTCGTGGCCGACGACGACGGCGCCGTGGCCGTCCCGGCCGCCCGCTGGGACGAGGTCGCGGACATCGCCCGCCGTATCGACCGCGTCGAGGACGCCATCGTCGAGGCCGTCCGCGGCGGTGCCTCGCTCGCCGAGGCGCGTGCGCGGCACGGCTACCACTCGCTCCAGACCCCGAACGACCAGACCCGGAAGGACCCCTCGTGA
- a CDS encoding RraA family protein codes for MSTHDLARGHSSATLSEASGLPVALSPEIRSLWSGARLCGPAFTVQGAGGDNLALHHAVLQAPPGSVLVADLGGARFGHWGEILTVAAQQRGIAGLLIDGGVRDAAETEALGFPVFSRNNSILGTRKDFRGVPGRPVKVGGVTVHTGDLVVGDVDGVVALPASDTERILDRADARVAHENELMKQLREGRSTLDLYNNFEAAGR; via the coding sequence GTGAGCACGCACGACCTCGCCCGCGGCCACTCCAGCGCGACCCTGTCCGAGGCGTCCGGACTGCCCGTGGCCCTGTCCCCGGAGATCCGGTCCCTGTGGTCCGGTGCCCGGCTGTGCGGCCCGGCGTTCACCGTGCAGGGCGCCGGCGGCGACAACCTCGCCCTGCACCACGCCGTACTGCAGGCCCCGCCAGGGTCGGTCCTGGTCGCCGACCTCGGCGGCGCCCGCTTCGGCCACTGGGGCGAGATCCTCACGGTGGCCGCCCAACAGCGCGGGATCGCGGGCCTCCTCATCGACGGCGGCGTCCGCGACGCGGCGGAGACAGAGGCGCTCGGCTTCCCGGTCTTCTCGCGCAACAACTCCATCCTCGGCACCCGCAAGGACTTCCGCGGCGTTCCCGGGCGACCCGTCAAGGTCGGTGGCGTCACGGTCCACACCGGCGACCTCGTCGTCGGCGACGTCGACGGAGTCGTGGCGCTTCCGGCGTCCGACACCGAGCGGATCCTCGACCGGGCCGACGCGCGCGTGGCCCACGAGAATGAGCTGATGAAGCAGTTGCGGGAGGGCCGCAGCACCCTTGACCTGTACAACAACTTCGAAGCGGCCGGGCGGTGA
- a CDS encoding RraA family protein: MSNSSLLDRFAALDSAAVSDALDQLGLPSGVGGIRPVWGPAAVVGFAVTVGLEPRAEGPAGAHIATTAVENADDQSVIVVDNQGRTDVSCWGGILSLGASLRGVRGVVADGVCRDVAEARELDFPVFSRGSIPATARGRLQQRSTGEPVAVAGLTVEQGDVVLADETGLVVVPRDRAEEVAEIATGIVARERAIADEVRAGVPLARAMHDARLAGDKESVR; the protein is encoded by the coding sequence ATGAGCAACTCATCTCTCCTGGACCGCTTCGCGGCGCTCGACTCCGCCGCGGTCAGCGACGCGCTCGACCAGCTCGGGCTTCCCTCCGGAGTCGGCGGCATCCGTCCGGTGTGGGGCCCCGCAGCAGTGGTGGGATTCGCCGTCACCGTGGGCCTCGAACCGCGTGCCGAAGGACCGGCCGGAGCCCACATCGCCACCACGGCCGTCGAGAACGCGGACGACCAGAGCGTGATCGTCGTCGACAACCAGGGCCGCACCGACGTGTCCTGTTGGGGCGGCATCCTGAGCCTGGGCGCTTCCCTTCGTGGTGTGCGCGGTGTCGTCGCCGACGGTGTGTGCCGGGACGTGGCGGAGGCCCGTGAGCTGGACTTCCCCGTGTTCTCGCGGGGGTCGATACCCGCCACGGCGCGGGGCCGGCTGCAGCAGCGCTCCACAGGCGAGCCGGTCGCCGTCGCCGGGCTCACGGTCGAGCAGGGCGACGTCGTCCTGGCCGACGAGACCGGTCTCGTCGTCGTCCCGCGGGACCGGGCCGAGGAAGTGGCCGAGATCGCCACCGGGATCGTAGCCCGGGAGCGCGCCATCGCGGACGAGGTGCGCGCGGGTGTGCCCCTCGCCCGGGCCATGCACGACGCCCGCCTCGCCGGAGACAAGGAGTCGGTCCGATGA
- a CDS encoding aminotransferase class I/II-fold pyridoxal phosphate-dependent enzyme, protein MTDNPIFAVAAQAEALRARGADVITLAAGEPQAASSAAVVEAAVAAVRDPATHHYGTAQGDAALRALVATTVAGDTGLPWSADDMQIALGAKHALFLATQALIDAGDEVLVAAPGWPGHAEVVTAAGGAAVPVATDEAFRLSAETLDHCRTPRTRAVILSSPGNPTGAVYPEARLREIADWAQQHGIWVISDDIYRAFDYTGTYRSILRVAPQLRGRTVVVGGVSKEHAMTGWRVGWLAAPPEIVASARLHVSRTITHVPTVTQRAALAALGDTGTPVGAARDYRRRRALLVEALNGIDGIDCPLPDGGMFAFPDVSGLLRDRGWTSSADLAAWLLDRVHLAVVPGEAFHAPGRIRVCFAVDDDTLVTAIERLRTAFGSTVHETAAQQLEEVR, encoded by the coding sequence ATGACGGACAACCCGATCTTCGCCGTGGCCGCCCAGGCCGAAGCGCTGCGCGCCCGGGGCGCGGACGTCATCACGCTCGCCGCCGGTGAACCCCAGGCGGCCAGCAGTGCCGCGGTGGTGGAGGCCGCCGTGGCCGCGGTCCGCGACCCCGCCACCCACCACTACGGGACGGCCCAGGGCGATGCCGCCCTGCGTGCGCTCGTCGCCACCACCGTCGCCGGTGACACCGGGCTCCCCTGGAGCGCGGACGACATGCAGATCGCCCTCGGCGCGAAGCACGCCCTCTTCCTCGCCACCCAGGCCCTGATCGACGCCGGTGACGAGGTCCTGGTCGCCGCGCCCGGCTGGCCCGGGCACGCCGAAGTCGTCACCGCCGCCGGCGGTGCCGCCGTCCCGGTCGCCACCGACGAGGCATTCCGGCTCTCGGCCGAGACACTCGACCACTGCCGTACCCCGCGGACACGGGCGGTGATTCTCTCCAGCCCGGGCAATCCCACCGGCGCCGTCTACCCCGAGGCGAGGCTGCGGGAGATCGCCGACTGGGCGCAGCAGCACGGCATCTGGGTCATCAGCGACGACATCTACCGGGCGTTCGACTACACCGGGACCTACCGGTCGATCCTGCGAGTGGCTCCTCAACTGCGCGGACGTACCGTCGTCGTCGGCGGAGTGTCCAAGGAACACGCCATGACAGGCTGGCGCGTCGGCTGGCTCGCGGCGCCGCCGGAGATTGTTGCCTCGGCGCGGCTGCACGTGTCGCGCACCATCACCCATGTCCCGACGGTCACCCAGCGGGCCGCCCTCGCCGCGCTGGGCGACACCGGTACCCCCGTCGGGGCCGCACGCGACTACCGGCGCCGGCGCGCGCTGCTGGTGGAGGCGCTGAACGGGATCGACGGCATCGACTGCCCGCTGCCCGACGGTGGCATGTTCGCCTTCCCCGACGTCAGCGGACTGCTCCGCGACCGCGGCTGGACCAGCAGCGCCGACCTCGCCGCGTGGCTCCTCGACAGGGTCCATCTCGCGGTCGTACCCGGCGAGGCGTTCCACGCGCCTGGACGCATCCGGGTGTGCTTCGCCGTCGACGACGACACGTTGGTCACCGCGATCGAGCGACTGCGGACCGCCTTCGGATCCACGGTGCATGAGACGGCCGCGCAACAGCTGGAGGAGGTCCGATGA
- a CDS encoding LysR substrate-binding domain-containing protein, whose amino-acid sequence MVEIRQARYFVAVAEELHFGRAAQRLQMSQPPLSQAIKQLEQQLGCELLHRTQRSVALSAAGAVFLDHCRALVRQAEEAEIAARQAATGQGGRLTLGAVTSAFSWPLPLVLKRFHEALPDVEIRTREIDTHEAGPGLLDRSLDWAIVRQTAPVRGTTATSLYADRFVAALPAGHQAADTTDSLDLADLAADTWVWLHRHISPDYHDAMATMCRAAGFSPVPAHWARSVTSQIAMVECGLGVTVVPAAASASHPAVHFRPLRHTTTTIELTAMTRSTPGALAEHLTAIATRLTTAQAPPSHD is encoded by the coding sequence GTGGTCGAGATCCGGCAGGCCCGCTATTTCGTCGCGGTCGCCGAGGAACTCCACTTCGGCCGTGCGGCGCAGCGCCTGCAGATGTCCCAGCCTCCGCTGTCCCAGGCGATCAAGCAGCTCGAACAGCAGCTCGGCTGCGAACTGCTGCACCGCACTCAGCGGTCGGTCGCCCTCAGCGCCGCCGGGGCCGTTTTCCTGGACCACTGCCGCGCACTGGTCCGACAGGCTGAGGAGGCGGAGATCGCCGCCCGTCAGGCCGCCACCGGACAGGGCGGGCGACTGACCCTGGGTGCGGTCACCTCGGCGTTCTCCTGGCCGTTGCCCCTTGTGTTGAAGCGGTTCCACGAGGCGCTGCCGGACGTCGAGATCCGCACCCGGGAGATCGACACCCACGAGGCGGGCCCGGGCCTCCTCGACCGCTCGCTCGACTGGGCGATCGTCCGCCAGACCGCCCCGGTGCGCGGCACCACGGCGACCTCGCTCTACGCCGACCGGTTCGTCGCCGCCCTGCCGGCCGGCCACCAGGCCGCCGACACTACTGACTCCCTCGATCTGGCCGACCTCGCCGCCGACACCTGGGTCTGGCTGCACCGGCACATCTCGCCCGACTACCACGACGCCATGGCAACCATGTGCCGGGCCGCCGGCTTCAGCCCTGTCCCCGCCCACTGGGCACGGTCGGTGACCTCACAGATCGCCATGGTCGAGTGCGGCCTCGGCGTCACCGTCGTACCCGCCGCGGCCTCCGCGTCCCACCCCGCCGTACACTTCAGACCCCTCCGCCACACGACGACGACCATCGAACTCACCGCCATGACCCGCTCCACCCCCGGCGCCCTGGCCGAACACCTCACCGCCATCGCGACCCGGCTGACCACAGCTCAGGCACCGCCATCGCACGACTGA
- a CDS encoding family 43 glycosylhydrolase yields the protein MFRTRHWFALGAALLALFASLVTTQPATSADGRPFTNPVKSQKGADPWLEYYNGNYYLITTTFTGVLTMRKSPTLAGLSTAASVQVWSDTNPARNNNIWAPELHFFDGHWYLYYSAGPAGVACCDSQRTHVLESAGTDPMGPYTYKNMLTGSNLSTGGWLIDASVLKHDDKLYLVGSGFINGSTQSLVIAQMSNPYTLSSQTFSIISSPTLSWERSRTPVNEGPEPLYHDGRTFLTFSASFCSTPDYKLGQLELTGSDPLLASSWTKKQTPVFQRDDAAGVYGPGHNGFFTSPDGTENWIVYHANNTTNGGCGNGRTTRAQKFTWNADGTPNFGTPVALGTTLPGPSGETALTPTSYQLVNRHSGKCLDVANSDPADGTNIQQWACHTGANQKWRVEDQGNDTSRLVNVATGKVMDIANCGSADGADIRQWSWLNNNCQKFRLVYTASGDYVRIVNESTGKVADVANCSTADGADVRQWTWLNNDCQQWQLRPVA from the coding sequence GTGTTCCGCACCCGTCACTGGTTCGCACTCGGGGCAGCTCTGCTGGCCCTGTTCGCTTCACTGGTCACCACACAGCCCGCCACTTCTGCCGACGGCCGGCCGTTCACCAACCCGGTCAAGTCACAGAAGGGCGCCGACCCCTGGCTGGAGTACTACAACGGCAACTACTACCTGATCACCACGACCTTCACCGGCGTCCTGACCATGCGGAAGTCACCGACCCTGGCCGGTCTCTCCACCGCCGCCAGCGTCCAGGTTTGGAGTGACACCAACCCGGCCCGCAACAACAACATCTGGGCGCCGGAGCTGCACTTCTTCGACGGCCACTGGTACCTCTACTACTCCGCCGGCCCAGCCGGAGTCGCCTGTTGCGACTCCCAGCGCACCCATGTCCTGGAAAGCGCCGGTACGGACCCCATGGGTCCGTACACGTACAAGAACATGCTCACCGGCTCCAACCTGTCGACCGGTGGCTGGCTCATCGACGCCAGCGTGCTCAAGCACGACGACAAGCTGTACCTGGTGGGCAGCGGCTTCATCAACGGCAGTACACAGAGCCTGGTCATCGCGCAGATGAGCAACCCGTACACACTCAGCAGTCAGACCTTCAGCATCATCTCCAGCCCCACCCTGAGCTGGGAGAGATCGCGCACTCCGGTCAACGAGGGCCCCGAACCCCTTTACCACGACGGTCGGACCTTCCTCACCTTCTCCGCGAGCTTCTGCTCCACCCCGGACTACAAACTGGGCCAGCTGGAGCTCACCGGCAGCGACCCGCTCCTCGCCTCCTCCTGGACGAAGAAGCAGACCCCCGTCTTCCAGCGCGACGACGCGGCGGGCGTCTACGGACCCGGTCACAACGGATTCTTCACCTCACCAGACGGCACCGAGAACTGGATCGTCTACCACGCCAACAACACCACCAACGGCGGCTGCGGCAACGGCCGCACCACCCGGGCCCAGAAGTTCACCTGGAACGCCGACGGCACCCCGAACTTCGGCACCCCGGTCGCGCTCGGAACCACCCTGCCCGGTCCCTCCGGGGAGACGGCACTCACCCCGACCTCCTACCAACTGGTGAACCGCCACAGCGGTAAGTGCCTGGACGTCGCGAACAGCGACCCCGCCGACGGCACCAACATCCAGCAGTGGGCCTGCCATACGGGCGCCAACCAGAAGTGGCGCGTCGAGGACCAGGGCAACGACACCAGCCGGCTGGTGAACGTCGCCACCGGCAAGGTCATGGACATCGCGAACTGCGGCTCCGCCGACGGCGCCGACATCCGGCAGTGGTCCTGGCTGAACAACAACTGCCAGAAGTTCAGGCTCGTTTACACCGCCAGCGGCGACTACGTCCGCATCGTCAACGAGTCCACCGGCAAGGTCGCCGACGTCGCCAACTGCTCCACCGCCGACGGCGCCGACGTACGCCAGTGGACCTGGCTGAACAACGACTGCCAGCAGTGGCAGCTCAGGCCCGTCGCCTGA
- a CDS encoding alpha/beta fold hydrolase: MSPASPVRKLERFTLPLTVGATRVEVSGLHRGGAGTPLVFLHGFGSTKEDYADVVHQTALADRPVLAYDAPGCGASSCTDLGAVSIPFLVSVAEQVLRARQIDRFHVIGHSMGGLTALMLADGDPGRVASFTNIEGNVAPEDCFLSRQIVTHSQDDPDEFLARFAERVGGSRFYGGALYAASLPHKVRAAAVRAIFESMVDLSDHGKLLDRFLGIPAPKIFMYGEQNSTLSYLPTLAEGGVELAEIEHCAHFPMYSNPPQMWARIADLVSRADADA; the protein is encoded by the coding sequence ATGAGCCCGGCGAGCCCGGTGAGGAAGCTCGAACGCTTCACGCTCCCCCTGACCGTCGGCGCGACCCGCGTCGAGGTGTCCGGCCTCCACCGCGGTGGGGCCGGCACGCCCCTGGTCTTCCTGCACGGCTTCGGCTCGACGAAGGAGGACTACGCGGATGTCGTCCACCAGACCGCGCTGGCCGACCGGCCCGTCCTGGCCTACGACGCGCCCGGCTGCGGCGCCAGCAGCTGCACGGACCTGGGCGCCGTCTCCATCCCTTTCCTCGTCTCCGTCGCCGAACAGGTACTGAGGGCCCGGCAGATCGACCGGTTCCATGTCATCGGGCACTCGATGGGCGGCCTGACCGCACTCATGCTCGCCGACGGCGACCCCGGCAGGGTCGCGAGCTTCACCAACATCGAGGGCAACGTCGCACCCGAGGACTGCTTCCTCAGCCGGCAGATCGTCACTCACTCCCAGGACGATCCCGACGAGTTCCTGGCCCGGTTCGCCGAACGCGTCGGCGGCTCACGCTTCTACGGCGGCGCCTTGTACGCGGCGAGCCTTCCCCACAAGGTCCGGGCCGCAGCGGTCAGGGCCATCTTCGAGTCCATGGTCGACCTCTCCGACCACGGCAAGCTGCTCGACCGGTTCCTCGGAATCCCCGCGCCGAAGATATTCATGTACGGGGAGCAGAACAGCACCCTGTCCTACCTCCCCACCCTGGCCGAAGGCGGCGTCGAGCTCGCCGAGATCGAGCACTGCGCCCATTTCCCGATGTACTCCAACCCGCCGCAGATGTGGGCCCGTATCGCGGACCTCGTCTCACGCGCGGACGCCGACGCCTGA
- a CDS encoding glycoside hydrolase family 43 protein has product MSALRARLTAILVAACLLFTAQVLTTPQRAAAADPGYLMAHFIGEGATGQQIYFSHSTDGLNWNDLNGGGMVLRSTVGTRGVRDPALVRSPDGSKYWIIATDLCIGCGQSWGDSTSNGSRNLVVWESSDLVTWSQPWLLNVAGAIPDGRNAWAPEAIWDEETNDYVLYWATNATLNGVLKHRIYYARTSDFHTITTPQLYIDRPGTQGIIDTQIIEQPAGVGQYRYVRASGDGQITLEGSNSILGTWTTIGNLSGIGLTGAQVEGPMWMKFRDRNEWALYLDQYATSRGYMPVLTTNPSASSSYRLPAAGSYSMGGTKKRHGEILTLTAAEESRVQARYANIAPKRLQSFNFQDRYVRHTNFDVRIDQNITNQDAQFRPRPGLAGSGTVSFESVNFPGYFLRHVNFDFQLAYNDGSTQFAADATFRQVAGLADSSWSSFQSYNHPDRYIRHYAFELKLDPITTDTARNDATFRVTS; this is encoded by the coding sequence ATGTCAGCGCTTCGAGCCCGGCTGACGGCGATACTCGTCGCCGCCTGCCTGCTCTTCACCGCCCAGGTCCTGACCACGCCCCAGCGGGCCGCCGCCGCCGATCCGGGCTATCTGATGGCGCACTTCATCGGGGAGGGGGCAACGGGGCAGCAGATCTACTTCTCGCACAGCACGGACGGCCTGAACTGGAACGACCTCAACGGCGGAGGCATGGTCCTGCGCTCCACGGTGGGCACGCGCGGAGTGCGTGACCCCGCCCTGGTCCGTTCTCCCGACGGGAGCAAGTACTGGATCATCGCGACCGACCTGTGCATCGGCTGCGGCCAATCGTGGGGGGACTCCACGTCCAACGGCAGCCGCAACCTCGTGGTGTGGGAGTCGAGCGACCTGGTCACCTGGTCACAGCCCTGGCTGCTGAACGTCGCCGGCGCGATCCCCGACGGGCGCAACGCGTGGGCGCCGGAAGCGATCTGGGACGAGGAAACCAACGACTACGTCCTGTACTGGGCGACCAACGCCACCCTCAACGGTGTGCTGAAGCACCGCATCTACTACGCCCGCACCTCCGACTTCCACACCATCACGACTCCGCAGCTCTACATCGACCGCCCCGGCACCCAGGGCATCATCGACACCCAGATCATCGAGCAGCCGGCCGGCGTCGGTCAGTACCGCTACGTGCGTGCCTCCGGCGACGGCCAGATCACCCTCGAGGGCAGCAATTCGATCCTGGGGACCTGGACCACCATCGGTAACCTCTCCGGCATCGGCCTCACCGGCGCCCAGGTCGAGGGCCCGATGTGGATGAAGTTCCGTGACCGCAACGAGTGGGCCCTCTACCTCGACCAGTACGCCACCAGCCGCGGTTACATGCCGGTCCTGACCACCAACCCGTCCGCATCGAGCAGTTACCGCCTGCCGGCCGCGGGAAGCTACAGCATGGGCGGGACCAAGAAGCGGCACGGTGAGATCCTGACCCTGACGGCCGCCGAGGAGAGCCGGGTTCAGGCGCGCTACGCCAACATCGCCCCCAAGCGGCTCCAGTCGTTCAACTTCCAGGACCGCTACGTGCGGCACACCAACTTCGACGTGCGCATCGACCAGAACATCACCAACCAGGACGCCCAGTTCCGGCCGCGGCCCGGCCTGGCCGGGTCCGGAACCGTCTCCTTCGAGTCGGTCAACTTCCCCGGATACTTCCTGCGCCACGTCAACTTCGACTTCCAGCTGGCCTACAACGACGGCAGCACCCAGTTCGCCGCCGACGCCACCTTCCGGCAGGTCGCCGGACTCGCCGACTCCTCCTGGTCGTCGTTCCAGTCGTACAACCACCCCGACCGCTACATCCGCCACTACGCCTTCGAACTGAAGCTCGACCCCATCACCACCGACACCGCACGCAACGACGCCACCTTCCGCGTCACGAGCTGA
- a CDS encoding family 43 glycosylhydrolase: MTRLISRRALTAGAIALVVFATTGAPARAAAPASSAANLTNPIALQRADPHVFKHTDGFYYFTATVPAYDKIVMRRATTLQGLATAPETTIWTKHASGEMGAHIWAPEIHFIDGKWYVYFSAGSAGDKWKIRMYALESSAANPLTGPWAEKGRITTNWDSWSLDHTTFVNNGTRYLVWAQSNPSGPGGIYLAKMSNPWTITGEQVRLSTPEFAWEKQGFDVNEGPAVLQKNGKVFVTYSASATDANYCLGMLTADATADLTDPGSWTKSTEPVFKSNDATGQYGPGHNSFAVSEDGKSDILVYHDRNYKDITGDPLNDPNRRTRFQKIYWNADGMPNFGIPVADGVTPVRFSSYNFPDRYIRHEGFRAKTQANVTNLADSQFRVVPGLAGTGTVSLESANFPGYYLRHNNFEVWVEKNDGTILFRNDASFTQRAGLADSVDGISFESYNFPGRYIRHYNNLLYVQPVSTTLDRQDATYYAE; the protein is encoded by the coding sequence ATGACCCGCCTCATAAGCCGCCGCGCGCTGACCGCGGGGGCCATCGCACTGGTCGTCTTCGCCACCACCGGTGCGCCCGCCCGCGCTGCCGCGCCGGCCTCCTCGGCCGCGAACCTCACCAACCCGATCGCGCTCCAGCGCGCCGACCCGCACGTCTTCAAGCACACCGACGGCTTCTACTACTTCACCGCCACGGTACCGGCGTACGACAAGATCGTGATGCGCCGGGCCACCACCCTCCAGGGCCTCGCCACCGCCCCCGAGACCACCATCTGGACCAAGCACGCCAGCGGTGAGATGGGCGCTCACATCTGGGCCCCGGAGATCCACTTCATCGACGGCAAGTGGTACGTCTACTTCTCCGCCGGCTCCGCAGGCGACAAGTGGAAGATCCGGATGTACGCGCTGGAGTCCAGCGCCGCGAACCCGCTGACCGGCCCCTGGGCCGAGAAGGGCCGCATCACCACCAACTGGGATTCCTGGTCCCTGGACCACACGACCTTCGTCAACAACGGCACCCGCTACCTCGTCTGGGCGCAGTCCAACCCCTCCGGCCCTGGCGGCATCTACCTGGCGAAGATGTCCAACCCTTGGACGATCACCGGAGAGCAAGTACGTCTGTCCACCCCGGAGTTCGCCTGGGAGAAGCAGGGGTTCGACGTCAACGAGGGTCCTGCTGTCCTGCAGAAGAACGGCAAGGTCTTCGTCACCTACTCGGCCAGTGCCACCGACGCCAACTACTGCCTCGGCATGCTGACCGCCGACGCCACCGCCGACCTGACGGATCCCGGGTCCTGGACCAAGAGCACCGAGCCGGTGTTCAAGAGCAACGACGCCACCGGCCAGTACGGCCCCGGCCACAACTCCTTCGCCGTCTCCGAGGACGGAAAGTCCGACATCCTCGTTTACCACGACCGCAACTACAAGGACATCACCGGCGACCCGCTCAACGACCCCAACCGCCGCACCCGCTTCCAGAAGATCTACTGGAACGCCGACGGCATGCCCAACTTCGGCATCCCGGTGGCCGACGGCGTCACCCCCGTCCGCTTCTCCTCGTACAACTTCCCCGACCGCTACATCCGGCACGAAGGGTTCAGGGCCAAGACCCAGGCGAACGTCACCAACCTCGCCGACTCCCAGTTCCGCGTCGTCCCCGGCCTGGCCGGCACCGGCACGGTCTCCCTCGAGTCGGCCAACTTCCCCGGCTACTACCTGCGCCACAACAACTTCGAGGTCTGGGTCGAGAAGAACGACGGCACGATCCTCTTCAGGAACGATGCCTCCTTCACCCAGCGCGCCGGACTCGCCGACTCCGTCGACGGCATCTCCTTCGAGTCGTACAACTTTCCCGGCCGCTACATCCGCCACTACAACAACCTGCTCTACGTCCAACCGGTCAGCACGACACTCGACCGGCAGGACGCCACCTACTACGCGGAGTAG
- a CDS encoding glycoside hydrolase family 43 protein — MIRIRAFLVALIAIVAGVVAPTQTAEAADADSAYVMGYFKESISGAGNVNALHLAVSDDGREWTPLNDNNAILTPTAGTKGIRDPFLYRLWDGSWVALATDIAVGGSFTKANPNIHVWTSPDLVNWSADQLLKVNATNANSYSWAPAVHWDPVRSAYGITFTTVPQGSSHSVIAAAYTTDFVTATDPVVFYDTGSGILDSHVVTGVNGSNYLYYKSNVTGRLAGARSTSVEPGSFTKYTEGVAENRCTEAPTLVKSLTSSTWSLWGDTFCPNAKFDLWQGDLVSGTWTKVGRQSYTAPLNAKHNTIQPITAADRDRLLARYGGTGWNLLKSYNFPGHYVRHASFAGRISELPFDPYQDAQWRLRPGLSDPSAVSFESVNFPGHYLRQDNFEIKVVRNDGTSGFASDATFTRVAGLADGTWSSFRSARFPTRYLRHSSFVLRLDEISTEADRADATFKAVY; from the coding sequence TTGATCCGAATACGGGCGTTTTTGGTCGCCCTGATCGCGATCGTCGCGGGTGTGGTCGCGCCCACGCAGACGGCCGAAGCGGCGGATGCCGATTCCGCCTACGTGATGGGCTACTTCAAGGAGTCGATCAGCGGAGCGGGCAACGTCAACGCCCTGCATCTCGCCGTCAGTGACGACGGCCGGGAGTGGACGCCGCTCAACGACAACAACGCGATCCTCACCCCGACCGCGGGCACCAAGGGTATCCGCGACCCGTTCCTGTACCGGCTGTGGGACGGCAGCTGGGTCGCTCTGGCGACCGACATCGCCGTGGGCGGCAGCTTCACGAAGGCCAACCCGAACATCCACGTCTGGACCTCGCCGGACCTGGTGAACTGGTCGGCGGACCAGCTACTCAAGGTCAACGCCACCAACGCGAATTCCTACAGCTGGGCCCCGGCCGTCCACTGGGACCCGGTCCGCAGCGCCTACGGCATCACGTTCACCACCGTCCCGCAGGGTTCCTCGCACTCCGTGATCGCCGCCGCCTACACGACCGACTTCGTCACCGCCACCGACCCCGTGGTGTTCTACGACACGGGCTCGGGCATCCTCGACTCCCACGTCGTCACCGGCGTCAACGGATCCAACTACCTCTACTACAAGAGCAACGTGACGGGACGGCTGGCCGGCGCGCGGTCGACATCGGTGGAACCGGGCAGCTTCACCAAGTACACCGAGGGCGTCGCCGAGAACCGGTGCACCGAGGCCCCGACGCTGGTGAAGTCCCTCACCTCGTCCACCTGGTCGCTGTGGGGTGACACCTTCTGCCCCAACGCGAAGTTCGACCTGTGGCAGGGCGACCTGGTGTCGGGAACATGGACCAAGGTGGGCCGCCAGTCCTACACCGCGCCGCTGAACGCGAAGCACAACACCATCCAGCCGATCACCGCAGCCGACCGCGACCGGCTCCTCGCCCGGTACGGCGGCACGGGCTGGAACCTGCTGAAGTCCTACAACTTCCCCGGCCACTACGTCCGCCACGCGAGCTTCGCCGGCCGCATCAGCGAGCTGCCCTTCGACCCCTACCAGGACGCTCAGTGGCGGCTGCGGCCCGGGCTGTCCGACCCGAGCGCGGTGTCGTTCGAGTCGGTCAACTTCCCCGGCCACTACCTGAGACAGGACAACTTCGAGATCAAGGTCGTCCGTAACGACGGAACGTCGGGCTTCGCCAGCGACGCCACGTTCACCCGTGTCGCCGGCCTCGCCGACGGAACCTGGTCGTCGTTCCGCTCGGCCCGCTTCCCGACGCGCTACCTCCGGCACTCGTCCTTCGTACTGCGGCTCGACGAGATCTCGACCGAGGCCGACCGGGCGGACGCCACCTTCAAAGCCGTCTACTGA